The Shewanella sp. MTB7 genome includes a window with the following:
- a CDS encoding 4Fe-4S dicluster domain-containing protein: protein MTEKVNVDVKLSVNKFYVDEGHSHIILKDNPNMNEYRKLINACPAGLYKLEEDGTIRFDSAGCLECGTCKFLCGDTILEKWEYPRGTFGVEYRYG, encoded by the coding sequence ATGACCGAAAAAGTTAATGTAGATGTTAAATTGAGCGTCAATAAATTCTACGTAGACGAAGGGCATTCACATATTATCTTAAAAGATAACCCTAATATGAATGAGTATCGTAAGCTCATAAATGCTTGTCCTGCAGGTTTATATAAACTTGAAGAGGACGGAACGATTCGATTTGACTCTGCAGGTTGTTTAGAATGTGGTACGTGTAAGTTTTTATGCGGTGATACCATATTAGAAAAATGGGAATATCCTCGAGGAACATTTGGCGTTGAATACCGATATGGGTAA
- a CDS encoding FAD-dependent oxidoreductase translates to MSEDVFDAIIVGAGLAGCVAAYVLAKEGADVLVIERGNFAGSKNMTGGRLYAHSLEKIMPGFAKEAPIERRVTKEKVTFLTDDTGVTLDYHNGRAQTSVQESYTVLRGDFDQWLMAKAEEVGAQFISGIRVDELITKDGKVIGVRADGDELLAKAVILAEGVNPVLGEKLGMIKPKVSAGVMAVGVKELIELPKEVIQDRFNLCDDEGAAWLFAGSPANGLMGGGFIYTNKTSVSLGIVCGLHDIGSSNKTVPQMLEDFKNHSMIKPLIEGGKLLEYSGHVVPEAGLNMVPKLVDDGVLITGDAAGFCLNIGYTVRGMDLAIASGEAAAKAVLAARETNDFSAAGLSSYQTLLEESFLMKDLKLYKNLPAFMETPRIFNQYPKMVADIMESLFTVDGRESQPLRKTIMKHCKEVGYMNLLKDGIKGVTSI, encoded by the coding sequence ATGTCAGAAGATGTATTTGACGCGATTATCGTTGGAGCAGGGCTTGCAGGATGCGTTGCCGCATATGTTTTAGCAAAAGAGGGAGCGGACGTCCTCGTTATTGAGCGTGGTAATTTTGCCGGAAGTAAGAACATGACAGGAGGCCGACTCTATGCCCATAGCCTAGAGAAAATTATGCCTGGTTTTGCTAAAGAAGCACCAATAGAAAGAAGAGTGACCAAAGAGAAAGTGACCTTCTTAACCGATGATACCGGTGTCACTTTAGATTATCATAATGGTCGAGCACAAACCTCTGTTCAAGAATCTTATACTGTATTAAGAGGGGATTTTGACCAATGGTTGATGGCGAAAGCTGAAGAGGTGGGTGCCCAGTTTATTAGCGGTATTCGCGTTGATGAGTTGATCACCAAAGATGGAAAAGTTATTGGTGTTCGAGCTGACGGTGATGAGTTGCTGGCTAAGGCAGTCATATTGGCTGAGGGGGTTAACCCCGTGCTGGGTGAAAAACTAGGCATGATAAAGCCTAAAGTTAGTGCTGGCGTAATGGCCGTAGGCGTAAAAGAGTTGATTGAACTGCCAAAAGAGGTCATTCAGGACAGATTTAATCTCTGCGATGATGAAGGTGCGGCTTGGTTATTCGCTGGCTCACCTGCAAATGGTTTGATGGGCGGCGGCTTTATTTACACCAACAAAACTTCAGTGTCACTGGGGATCGTTTGTGGATTACACGATATAGGCAGTTCAAATAAAACCGTTCCGCAAATGTTGGAAGATTTCAAAAACCACTCAATGATTAAGCCATTGATTGAAGGTGGTAAGCTACTTGAGTATTCGGGTCATGTGGTACCTGAAGCCGGATTGAACATGGTGCCTAAATTGGTCGATGATGGCGTATTGATCACCGGAGATGCTGCAGGTTTCTGTTTAAATATTGGCTATACAGTTCGCGGTATGGATCTTGCCATAGCCTCAGGAGAAGCGGCGGCTAAAGCAGTTTTAGCCGCGCGTGAAACTAATGATTTTAGTGCAGCGGGTTTATCTTCATATCAGACTCTTTTGGAAGAGAGCTTCCTGATGAAAGATCTGAAACTGTATAAAAACCTACCAGCTTTTATGGAGACTCCACGGATCTTTAACCAGTATCCGAAGATGGTTGCCGACATAATGGAAAGTTTGTTTACTGTTGATGGTCGCGAATCGCAACCACTGCGTAAGACCATTATGAAACATTGTAAAGAGGTAGGTTACATGAACCTGCTTAAAGATGGCATTAAAGGAGTCACTTCGATATGA
- a CDS encoding FAD-binding protein translates to MMSKLSSVWVFSDVASRLPEVIAAGVQLGEKVSAFVLGSEDEISKAYSLGASHVYYLGEKESSKIVEDYAATIAQIISNGDPQTLMLLGATKRGKALAAKLGVQLNAGVINDVSEVTVADGVTAKHMVYGGLAIGEEKITSSIAIVTLGNGVFEAVEVDTSKTGEAISVAFVEPKAAIRCIERRAKQGESVDLGKAKRVIAIGSGIGKQENLQMAAELGEALGAELGCSRPIAETEKWMERERYIGVSGVMLKPEIYLALGISGQIQHMVGALGSQTILAVNKDKNAPIFQYVDYGIVGDLNKVVPALINAFKS, encoded by the coding sequence ATGATGAGCAAACTGTCTAGTGTATGGGTATTTAGCGATGTCGCCTCCCGTTTACCTGAAGTTATCGCCGCTGGTGTTCAGTTAGGCGAAAAAGTGTCGGCTTTTGTACTGGGATCTGAAGATGAGATTAGCAAGGCGTACTCATTGGGTGCAAGCCATGTGTATTATTTGGGCGAAAAAGAGTCCAGTAAAATAGTTGAAGATTACGCGGCTACCATAGCTCAGATCATCTCTAATGGTGACCCTCAAACTTTAATGCTGCTAGGCGCCACTAAGCGCGGTAAAGCATTGGCGGCTAAATTAGGTGTACAACTTAATGCCGGTGTTATCAATGATGTCTCTGAAGTCACTGTGGCTGACGGTGTCACAGCTAAGCATATGGTTTATGGCGGTTTGGCCATAGGCGAAGAGAAAATCACATCATCCATTGCGATAGTGACGCTTGGGAATGGTGTATTTGAAGCGGTTGAAGTCGATACCTCAAAAACTGGTGAAGCTATTTCAGTTGCATTTGTTGAACCTAAAGCTGCTATTAGGTGTATCGAGCGCCGTGCTAAGCAAGGTGAAAGTGTCGACTTAGGTAAGGCTAAGCGCGTTATTGCAATTGGTAGCGGTATTGGTAAACAAGAGAATCTGCAAATGGCAGCGGAGCTCGGTGAGGCTCTAGGTGCTGAGCTAGGCTGTTCTCGACCGATTGCTGAAACAGAAAAGTGGATGGAGCGTGAGCGTTATATCGGTGTCTCTGGTGTTATGTTAAAGCCGGAAATTTATTTGGCTCTTGGGATATCTGGCCAGATCCAGCACATGGTGGGTGCATTAGGCTCTCAGACGATTCTGGCGGTCAACAAAGATAAGAATGCGCCTATTTTCCAATATGTGGATTACGGCATTGTCGGTGACTTAAATAAGGTGGTTCCGGCACTGATCAACGCCTTTAAAAGTTAA
- a CDS encoding electron transfer flavoprotein, with protein sequence MKIITCYKLVPEEQDIAVKAGGVLDMSKAAPKINQFDLNAVEAAVGIKAMVGECCITALSIGGKALDNPKARKDILSRGPDELTVVVDDKFEQALPHQTARVLAAAAQKNGFDLIICGDGSGDLYAQQVGLQLGELLGVATINAVSKIISVQDGKLTVERSLDDEVEVLEITLPAVISVSTDINEPSIPSMKTILAAARKPVTKLSVDDLELAEIPVLVESVSVLAPKQSDRKKIIIDGDDEAQIAAFADHLRKALN encoded by the coding sequence ATGAAAATTATTACGTGTTACAAATTAGTTCCTGAAGAGCAAGATATCGCAGTGAAAGCTGGCGGTGTTCTAGACATGAGTAAAGCAGCACCGAAGATCAATCAGTTTGATCTCAATGCAGTAGAAGCCGCTGTCGGAATCAAGGCAATGGTTGGTGAGTGTTGTATTACGGCGCTAAGTATAGGCGGTAAGGCTTTAGACAATCCTAAAGCCCGTAAAGATATTCTCTCTCGTGGACCCGATGAATTAACTGTGGTCGTTGACGATAAATTTGAACAGGCGCTTCCCCATCAAACCGCTCGAGTTTTAGCTGCTGCTGCGCAGAAAAATGGTTTTGACTTGATTATTTGTGGTGATGGTTCTGGTGACTTATATGCCCAACAAGTGGGTTTACAGCTCGGTGAGTTACTGGGCGTCGCGACCATCAATGCCGTAAGTAAAATCATTTCAGTCCAAGACGGTAAACTTACCGTAGAAAGATCCTTAGACGATGAAGTGGAAGTATTGGAGATCACGTTACCAGCAGTTATCTCAGTTTCCACCGATATCAATGAGCCATCTATCCCATCAATGAAGACTATTTTGGCAGCCGCTAGAAAGCCGGTGACTAAGTTAAGTGTCGACGATCTCGAACTTGCTGAGATACCTGTTCTGGTTGAATCAGTATCAGTATTGGCGCCAAAACAAAGCGATCGTAAGAAGATCATTATCGATGGTGATGATGAAGCACAAATCGCTGCATTTGCAGATCACCTGCGTAAAGCACTTAATTAA
- the caiT gene encoding L-carnitine/gamma-butyrobetaine antiporter, which yields MNKKTTDVDSTVGKKKVTIDPKIFFPSLLAVILLSYLTVRDLDAANLAISEVFHYLTHSWGWLFEWYMVFMGAGWAWLTWGPYANNRLGQEKPEFSTASWVFLMFASCTSAAVLFWGSLEVYYYVTYPPFDIEPLSIQAKELGLAYSLFHWGPLPWMGYGFFTVALGYFLFVKKMDVVRPSGTLEPVLGKYHKGFIGTFIDNVYVVALILAMGTSLGLATPLVTECIQWLFGIPRTPAVDTIVISSWIVFNAICVAFGLTKGIKIASDLRSYLSIIMLVWVFLIGATSFTVNYFTDSVGIMLELLPRMLFNTASVSEGSFPQDWTVFYWAWWVVYGIQMCIFLAKISRGRTVRELCLTMVAGLTASTWLLWTILGSNTMNLMNENLINMPQLIEQYGAARAIIETWAALPFSTVTMWGFFILCFLATVTLVNACSYTLAMSTCKGADADNEPPIWVRVGWSVLVGVIGIVLLSLGGLKPLQTAIIAGGAPLIIVNVMIIISFLKDARKNKWNS from the coding sequence ATGAATAAAAAAACTACCGATGTAGATTCCACTGTAGGAAAGAAGAAGGTTACTATTGACCCGAAAATCTTTTTTCCTTCATTGCTTGCCGTCATATTACTGTCATATTTGACAGTAAGAGACTTGGATGCCGCTAATTTAGCTATCAGCGAAGTATTCCACTATCTAACTCACTCTTGGGGTTGGCTTTTTGAGTGGTACATGGTCTTCATGGGAGCCGGTTGGGCTTGGTTGACCTGGGGACCTTACGCTAACAACCGCTTAGGTCAGGAAAAACCAGAGTTTAGTACAGCAAGCTGGGTATTTCTGATGTTTGCCTCTTGTACCTCGGCAGCGGTGTTGTTCTGGGGTTCATTAGAGGTTTACTACTATGTTACCTATCCCCCTTTTGATATTGAGCCTTTGTCTATTCAAGCCAAAGAGCTAGGACTTGCATATAGTCTATTCCATTGGGGACCTTTACCTTGGATGGGATACGGATTCTTTACTGTGGCTTTGGGTTACTTCCTATTTGTAAAGAAAATGGATGTGGTTCGCCCCAGCGGAACCTTAGAGCCAGTTTTAGGTAAATACCACAAAGGGTTTATCGGTACCTTTATCGATAACGTCTACGTCGTGGCGTTGATTCTAGCCATGGGTACCAGTCTTGGTTTAGCCACACCTCTGGTAACTGAATGTATCCAATGGTTATTTGGTATTCCACGTACCCCAGCCGTTGACACTATCGTTATCTCTTCATGGATTGTATTCAACGCAATTTGTGTCGCTTTTGGTCTGACTAAAGGGATTAAGATCGCTAGTGATTTAAGAAGTTATCTCAGTATTATCATGCTTGTTTGGGTATTCCTTATTGGCGCAACCAGTTTCACTGTGAACTATTTCACTGACTCTGTGGGCATCATGTTAGAACTACTTCCTCGCATGTTATTCAATACGGCTTCGGTCAGTGAAGGCAGTTTCCCACAAGACTGGACCGTATTCTACTGGGCTTGGTGGGTCGTGTATGGCATCCAGATGTGTATCTTCCTCGCTAAGATCTCTCGTGGTCGTACTGTACGTGAACTTTGTCTAACTATGGTCGCTGGTTTGACTGCTTCAACTTGGCTCCTATGGACCATTCTTGGCAGTAACACCATGAATTTGATGAATGAAAATCTCATCAATATGCCGCAACTTATCGAACAATATGGTGCCGCCAGGGCGATTATCGAAACCTGGGCAGCATTACCCTTTAGTACTGTCACCATGTGGGGCTTCTTCATTCTATGTTTCCTCGCAACGGTCACCTTAGTTAATGCCTGTTCTTATACCTTAGCCATGTCCACTTGTAAGGGTGCTGATGCTGATAACGAGCCGCCTATTTGGGTCCGTGTTGGCTGGTCTGTACTTGTGGGTGTCATAGGTATCGTGCTGTTGTCACTAGGCGGATTGAAACCCCTACAAACAGCAATTATTGCCGGTGGAGCACCGCTAATCATAGTTAACGTCATGATTATCATCTCTTTCTTAAAAGATGCTCGCAAAAATAAATGGAACTCTTAG
- the caiA gene encoding crotonobetainyl-CoA dehydrogenase yields the protein MMDFKLTDEQELFVSGIRDLMVKENWENYFAECDENSKYPERFVKELAEMGIDSLLLPEEYDGFNEGMVTLTAIWEELGRLGAPTYVLYQLPGIATMLRHGNQDQINKIMALRGTGKQMWNSAITEPSAGSDVGSLLTTYKRKDGKVYLTGSKCFITSAAGTPYIVVMAKDADSEKPIFTEWFVDMSKPGIKMSKLPKLGLKMDSCCELQFDEFELEESDMFGIEGNGFMRVKEEFDSERFLVALTNYGAAYCAYEDAAKYANQRVQFGEAIGRYQLIQEKFAHMAIKLNSMKNMVYEAAWKCDNGTMTSGDSAMCKFYCANAGFEVIDSAMQVLGGYAIAGEHRISRMWRDIRVDRVSGGSDEMQILTLGREVLKRYR from the coding sequence ATGATGGATTTTAAATTAACTGACGAGCAAGAGTTATTCGTTTCTGGTATTCGCGACTTAATGGTGAAAGAGAACTGGGAAAACTACTTCGCAGAGTGTGATGAAAACAGTAAATACCCAGAGCGCTTTGTTAAAGAACTTGCCGAAATGGGGATCGACAGCTTGTTGCTTCCTGAAGAGTACGATGGATTCAATGAAGGCATGGTGACGCTAACGGCAATTTGGGAAGAGCTTGGCCGATTAGGCGCACCAACCTATGTTCTGTACCAGCTACCTGGTATTGCCACAATGCTCAGACACGGAAACCAAGATCAGATCAATAAGATCATGGCACTGCGTGGCACAGGTAAGCAGATGTGGAACTCAGCGATCACTGAGCCAAGTGCAGGTTCTGACGTGGGTAGCTTGTTAACCACTTATAAGAGAAAAGATGGCAAGGTCTATCTAACTGGCAGCAAGTGCTTCATTACCAGTGCCGCCGGCACACCTTATATTGTAGTTATGGCTAAAGATGCCGATTCAGAGAAGCCTATCTTTACTGAGTGGTTTGTCGATATGTCTAAGCCGGGTATCAAGATGAGCAAGCTGCCAAAGCTTGGTCTGAAGATGGACAGCTGCTGTGAGCTGCAGTTTGACGAATTCGAACTAGAAGAATCAGACATGTTCGGCATTGAAGGCAATGGCTTTATGCGCGTTAAAGAGGAGTTTGACTCTGAGCGTTTCTTAGTGGCATTGACTAACTATGGTGCCGCTTACTGTGCATACGAAGATGCAGCAAAGTATGCCAATCAGCGTGTGCAATTTGGTGAGGCTATCGGTCGCTACCAGTTGATCCAAGAAAAATTTGCTCATATGGCTATCAAGCTTAACAGCATGAAAAACATGGTTTATGAAGCAGCTTGGAAGTGCGATAACGGCACGATGACATCGGGTGACTCTGCTATGTGCAAATTTTATTGTGCAAATGCAGGCTTCGAAGTTATCGATTCTGCCATGCAAGTTCTAGGCGGTTACGCAATCGCTGGCGAGCACAGAATCAGCCGTATGTGGCGTGATATTCGTGTAGACCGCGTATCTGGTGGCTCAGACGAGATGCAGATCTTGACCTTAGGTCGTGAAGTGTTGAAACGTTATCGCTAA
- the caiB gene encoding L-carnitine CoA-transferase: MSKKLSTPTFGPLSGLRVVFSGIEIAGPFAAQMLAEWGAEVIWIENVAYADTIRVQPNYPELSRRNLHALSLNIFKDEGRDAFLKLMETTDIFIEASKGPAFARRGITDEVLWEQNKKLVIAHLSGFGQYGTDEYTNLPAYNTIAQAFSGYLIQNGDVDQPMPAFPYTADYFSGMTATTSALAALYRVRETGIGESIDIAMYEVMLRMGQYFMMDHFNGGEVCPRMTKGKDPYYAGCGLYKCKDGYIVMELVGAMQIEEMFKDMNITHLYGGEEVPEGTQLIHRVECPFGQQVEDSLDEYLAQKTIEEVLARFAELKVACAKVLTIPELEGNPQYIARESITQWQNIDGKTCKGPNVMPKFKNNPGQIWRGMPKHGMDTAAILENIGYSAEQIQSLSEKGLAKVSESK, from the coding sequence ATGTCAAAAAAATTGTCCACCCCTACGTTTGGTCCTCTTTCTGGTTTGAGAGTGGTGTTTTCTGGTATTGAGATTGCGGGTCCTTTCGCTGCGCAGATGCTTGCAGAATGGGGCGCTGAAGTCATTTGGATTGAAAACGTAGCTTATGCCGATACCATTCGTGTACAACCAAACTACCCTGAATTATCACGTCGTAATCTCCATGCGCTATCGCTGAATATTTTTAAAGATGAAGGCCGTGATGCATTCCTTAAATTAATGGAAACCACCGATATCTTCATTGAAGCCAGTAAAGGTCCGGCATTCGCTCGCCGTGGTATTACTGATGAAGTGCTATGGGAACAGAATAAGAAGTTAGTTATCGCTCACTTGTCTGGTTTCGGCCAGTACGGCACCGATGAATACACAAACTTGCCAGCTTACAATACGATTGCACAGGCGTTCAGTGGCTACCTAATCCAAAACGGTGACGTAGACCAACCGATGCCAGCATTTCCGTACACTGCTGACTATTTCTCTGGGATGACAGCAACCACCTCTGCCCTCGCCGCTTTATACCGAGTGCGTGAAACCGGTATTGGTGAAAGTATTGATATCGCTATGTATGAAGTGATGCTCCGTATGGGTCAGTATTTCATGATGGATCATTTCAATGGCGGCGAAGTTTGTCCACGTATGACCAAAGGTAAAGATCCTTACTACGCAGGTTGTGGCTTATACAAGTGTAAAGATGGCTACATCGTGATGGAACTCGTCGGCGCCATGCAGATTGAAGAGATGTTCAAAGATATGAATATCACTCATCTTTATGGCGGTGAAGAGGTTCCAGAAGGTACACAACTTATTCACCGCGTGGAATGTCCATTCGGCCAACAAGTTGAAGACAGTTTAGATGAATACTTAGCGCAAAAGACGATTGAAGAAGTATTGGCAAGGTTTGCTGAATTGAAAGTCGCCTGCGCAAAAGTACTGACGATTCCTGAGTTAGAAGGCAACCCACAATATATTGCTCGTGAATCGATCACACAGTGGCAAAACATTGATGGAAAAACCTGCAAAGGACCGAACGTAATGCCTAAGTTTAAGAATAACCCAGGTCAGATTTGGCGAGGTATGCCAAAGCACGGTATGGATACCGCTGCAATTTTGGAGAACATTGGTTATTCAGCAGAACAAATTCAGAGCTTAAGTGAAAAAGGTTTAGCGAAAGTATCTGAGAGTAAGTGA
- the caiC gene encoding crotonobetaine/carnitine-CoA ligase, which produces MDIVGSKTLRCMWEERARKFSNNTALVYEDAAGDVLEYTYSQLNNEINKTANLFLSLGIKHGDRVAVRLYNSPQFIFCWFGLAKVGAIIVPVNCQYLFEESKFIINKCSVKSVVIEEEFLPIYTRMVEEESNSINSILVTRPTNSELPSSMNFDKLISDQPSELTKMVTISSDDVAEILFTSGTTSQPKGVEITHCNLQFAGYFTAWQTSLRSDDVYLTMMPSFHIDFQCNAAMAAFTVGAKLVMLEKYSARKFWKQVCDYKATITHSMPMIVRTLMLQPVMPFEQKHCLRDMLFFMHISDQEKQDFESRFNVQLFNSYGMTETLVGLIGDSPAEERHWPSIGRPGLGYEAKITDDEGQELAPNVIGDLWVKGVPGRTILKGYYQDPKSTAEVLSPEGWLYTGDKAYVDDNGLFYFVDRKTNMIKRAGENISSTEIEKVLMSHPVIQDAAVIGVPDLIRDEAVKAFVIFNEGQSLTVEEILTYCANNLAKFKVPSFVEIKKSFPRTCTCKVQKKLLM; this is translated from the coding sequence ATGGATATCGTTGGTAGCAAAACCTTAAGATGCATGTGGGAAGAACGTGCTCGTAAATTTAGTAATAACACAGCCTTGGTTTATGAGGATGCTGCTGGCGATGTCCTAGAATATACTTATAGTCAATTAAATAATGAAATAAATAAAACGGCGAACTTATTTCTCAGCTTAGGTATTAAGCATGGAGATAGAGTAGCGGTGCGGTTGTATAACAGTCCACAATTTATATTCTGCTGGTTTGGATTAGCAAAAGTAGGTGCCATTATTGTGCCTGTTAATTGTCAGTACTTATTTGAAGAAAGTAAATTCATTATTAATAAATGCTCAGTAAAATCCGTCGTTATAGAAGAAGAGTTCCTACCAATCTATACCAGAATGGTTGAGGAAGAAAGTAACTCGATAAATAGTATTCTCGTCACTCGACCGACGAACTCTGAACTACCGAGCTCAATGAACTTCGATAAATTGATAAGTGATCAACCATCAGAACTCACCAAGATGGTCACCATCAGCAGCGACGATGTTGCTGAGATATTATTTACTTCAGGTACAACCTCTCAACCAAAAGGTGTGGAGATCACTCATTGTAATTTGCAGTTTGCGGGCTATTTTACGGCGTGGCAAACCAGCCTGAGATCTGACGATGTCTATTTAACCATGATGCCAAGTTTTCATATCGATTTTCAATGTAATGCCGCGATGGCAGCGTTCACTGTTGGCGCGAAATTGGTGATGTTAGAGAAGTACAGTGCACGCAAATTCTGGAAACAAGTCTGTGATTACAAAGCCACGATCACTCATAGTATGCCGATGATAGTTCGCACCTTGATGTTGCAACCTGTAATGCCGTTTGAACAAAAACATTGCCTACGAGATATGTTGTTTTTTATGCATATTTCAGATCAAGAAAAACAAGACTTTGAAAGCCGATTTAACGTGCAACTCTTTAACTCCTACGGCATGACAGAAACACTCGTCGGATTAATTGGTGATAGCCCTGCTGAAGAGCGTCATTGGCCCTCTATTGGTCGACCAGGTCTTGGATACGAAGCTAAGATTACCGATGACGAAGGCCAAGAGCTTGCTCCAAATGTTATCGGTGATCTCTGGGTAAAAGGAGTCCCCGGTCGAACGATTTTGAAAGGTTACTATCAAGACCCTAAATCGACAGCGGAGGTGCTAAGTCCAGAGGGCTGGCTTTACACCGGTGATAAAGCTTATGTCGATGACAACGGCCTATTTTATTTCGTTGATAGAAAGACAAATATGATTAAGCGTGCTGGTGAAAATATTTCCAGTACTGAAATAGAAAAAGTTTTAATGTCTCATCCTGTTATTCAAGATGCCGCAGTGATTGGTGTGCCTGATTTAATTCGTGATGAAGCGGTAAAAGCATTTGTGATATTTAATGAAGGTCAATCATTAACGGTTGAAGAAATATTAACATACTGCGCTAATAATTTAGCGAAATTTAAAGTCCCATCTTTTGTTGAAATAAAAAAGTCTTTCCCAAGAACTTGTACTTGTAAAGTACAAAAAAAACTTCTTATGTGA
- the caiD gene encoding crotonobetainyl-CoA hydratase encodes MSESLHITRNGAILEITLDRPKANAIDAKTSFEMGEAFLAFREDPELRVAIITGAGERFFSAGWDLKAAAEGEAPDADFGPGGFAGLTEIFDLDKPVIAAVNGYAFGGGFELALAADMIVCSENASFALPEAKLGIVPDSGGMLRLPKLLPPAIVNELMMTGRGMGAEEALRWGVVNRVVASDKLMETARELAQQIAQGAPLAIAAIKEIYRETAELSVEEGYRHIRTGSLKNYPSVLRSEDATEGPLAFSEKRDPVWKGR; translated from the coding sequence ATGAGTGAATCACTACACATTACACGTAATGGCGCTATTTTAGAAATTACCCTTGATAGACCAAAAGCCAATGCAATTGATGCAAAAACAAGTTTTGAAATGGGTGAAGCTTTCTTGGCATTTCGCGAAGACCCTGAACTGCGCGTTGCTATCATTACCGGTGCTGGCGAACGCTTTTTCTCTGCGGGTTGGGATCTAAAAGCGGCGGCTGAAGGTGAAGCGCCTGATGCGGATTTTGGCCCAGGTGGCTTTGCTGGTCTAACAGAGATTTTTGATCTCGATAAGCCAGTGATTGCAGCGGTTAATGGTTATGCATTTGGTGGTGGCTTCGAACTTGCGTTAGCGGCAGACATGATTGTGTGTTCTGAAAATGCCAGCTTTGCTTTACCAGAAGCCAAATTAGGCATAGTACCAGACAGTGGTGGAATGTTGCGTCTACCTAAGTTATTGCCACCAGCCATAGTCAATGAACTGATGATGACAGGTCGCGGTATGGGCGCTGAAGAAGCACTTCGTTGGGGTGTGGTAAACCGTGTGGTTGCAAGCGATAAGTTGATGGAAACAGCTCGGGAACTCGCACAGCAAATCGCGCAAGGTGCACCTTTAGCCATTGCCGCAATTAAAGAGATTTATCGCGAAACAGCTGAACTATCAGTCGAAGAAGGTTATCGCCATATTCGTACTGGAAGTTTGAAGAACTACCCTTCAGTTTTACGTTCAGAAGACGCGACAGAGGGTCCATTAGCCTTCTCTGAAAAGCGCGATCCTGTTTGGAAAGGTAGATAG
- a CDS encoding MaoC/PaaZ C-terminal domain-containing protein → MALKLEMQGQTYGPFINDYTARDVMLFALGCGAGSDGKTDLDYVYEKQLKVLPIFAATQIVDAEVTKTIDYGFNWGGSLHWGFDLHIHQPLPINPGKLSTKVLLKGLFDRGEGRGCLAQHIGETFNEAGTKLFTNESWDCALFDGGFGGPKAPRDIVEIPERAPDFEIVEYIPLNQALIYRLSGDDHPQHVDWEYAQEFGHPKPNLHGVSTAGVACRHVIQAMFPGEPERLTRFKTRLTKSLYPGATVKTQIWKWDDNSIHFRVMDANDSEIFYLNFGLVEWK, encoded by the coding sequence ATGGCATTGAAATTAGAGATGCAAGGGCAAACCTATGGCCCATTTATTAATGACTATACCGCTAGAGATGTCATGCTATTTGCACTGGGATGTGGTGCTGGGAGTGATGGTAAAACTGATTTAGATTATGTCTACGAAAAACAGTTAAAAGTATTGCCTATTTTTGCCGCCACTCAAATTGTGGATGCGGAAGTCACGAAAACCATTGATTATGGCTTTAATTGGGGTGGCTCTTTGCATTGGGGATTTGACCTGCATATTCATCAACCATTACCTATCAACCCCGGCAAGCTGAGTACTAAGGTATTGCTAAAGGGATTGTTCGATCGTGGTGAAGGTCGAGGCTGTTTGGCTCAACATATTGGAGAAACCTTTAATGAGGCTGGCACCAAACTCTTTACCAATGAGAGTTGGGATTGTGCTTTGTTTGACGGTGGTTTTGGTGGACCTAAAGCACCAAGAGATATCGTTGAAATTCCTGAACGCGCACCAGACTTTGAGATAGTAGAGTATATCCCTCTAAACCAAGCGTTGATCTATCGCTTGTCAGGAGATGATCACCCACAACATGTTGACTGGGAATATGCCCAAGAGTTTGGTCACCCTAAGCCTAATTTACACGGAGTCAGTACTGCAGGTGTAGCATGTCGTCATGTGATCCAAGCGATGTTTCCTGGAGAACCTGAACGTTTAACGCGCTTTAAAACACGGTTGACTAAGTCATTGTATCCGGGGGCCACGGTAAAAACTCAAATTTGGAAGTGGGACGATAACAGTATTCACTTCAGAGTCATGGATGCAAACGATTCTGAAATATTTTACCTAAATTTCGGTTTGGTCGAGTGGAAATAA